The Meriones unguiculatus strain TT.TT164.6M chromosome 16, Bangor_MerUng_6.1, whole genome shotgun sequence genomic sequence gtggagctcagagaaagaacaaggctgctgctgctgcttccccctgtgacctgttgctgttgatacagtgagacaggaagttggagagctcctgaaacaaggattggactgactccaaggaacccaatgatcCTAAACAGCAGGACGCAGCTAAAAGAACTTCGCCCCCTCTCCTAagaaccctttctctctcctacctggtattggggtggagtaggaaaagagatataagaaatgtaaataaaagagctttAAAGTATGCCAATAAATGCTATTCTGAGGGGTTCAGCTGTGGACATCTGGGCGGAGCCTGCCTACAGGCTTTCTCCTCAAGGGGCTTATGATCAGAGGTGAGAGTCTAGTCCCAGAGTGGCTGTTCTCCTGGACTGACAGCTGCCAAGAGATGCTCCCTACTGTCCAGTGGGCAGATGACAGGGAGCGATAAAGGAAGGGTACTAGAGTGAAAGAATGAGATGAGATGTCTCCTGTCAGTGTGCAGTTCCCAGTCGTTTCCTAAGACCAGCATCTTCACTGTGCCTTGATGCCTTGGTTTTACCCTGTACGTTAATGACGATCTACagcagctgattttttttttaacagcagaaATTGTTTTCAATAAATGCAGCTTTGTTATTTGTATCAAAGAAGAGCTCAACTTATATGTCTTGCCTTTTGAAGAGTGAAAGCATAGTAAAAACAACCCCAAACCACCAAATAAGGACTAAGCACTTACAATCCCTTTCTTTGAGGTTGTCTATGCTGCTCAGGGTGGTCTCACATTCCTCTGGCATTAGCTGGTATTCCAGACATGCGCCACCATTTCTAGCTCTAGAAGCACCATGTTGGGGGTGTTACATATATAGATGCGTATGCACACGTGTATGCCCGTTCCATGTATGTGTGCTCGTGTGTGCGTGCACCCGTGCACTCGTGTGAGTGTGCACGTAGAGCTCGGGGACTGACTTCAGGTGTCTCCCTTGATTGCTCTCCACCTTCTATACTGCAGCAAGGTCTTTCATGAGAGCCCAGTGGTCGTCCATTCAGCTAGTCTAGGTAGCCAACCTGCCCCAGGGATCCCCCATGTCTTCCAAGTGTGGAACTGCAGTGGGttgccaccagcccaggggcGACTGGGTCTGACCTCTGCCCCTCACGCATGCCCTGAAAGGATGTCACGCACTGCAGCATCTCACCAAACCAAAGCCTCTTTAGAGAAGTAACGATACGGTATTATTACTCACTGAAACATCCTTTATAGCCGTTGATAACAGCTATATAAGGAGCACATTTCACTCCTTTCACTTTGTCCAGTAAAGAACGCTGACTCTGCCACGTTAAGCACCGACAGTGGTTTGCTCTTACTCACTCTGTAGAGGCTCGCTCTCCAAGCTTGAATCCTCCGGTGTGTCAAAATGACCCACTGGCAGCTTTGACTTCTTAAGGGTTTGCTTCACAGGTTCGGGCTTTCCTTCTTGATAACTCACTGTCCTCAAAGAATGATTCAGAAGGGAGGATGGTACTGGAGCAAGAAGAGCAAATGGCATACAGTGAAAATCTTCCCTGCATACCTACATTCTACAGCCAGTCCCTTCCTTAGAGATAACCACAGACACAAGTTTGCAAAGAAGAGCTGTAAAGCAGCCAGGCAGGCAGGTACAGGGAATAGTTCAGCAGCCCAGGACTCCGCTCAGTTTAGAATATGCATACGGTTCTTTTCTAAGAATGCACTTGGCAGCCTAATTCCCTTACGTGTACATACTATGCACATACACCTCTCTCCAAGAGATGCGCCTAGCAACCTTGTAGTGACGTAAGACTCCCCAACAGCACCAGGATGCATATGCATCCTTTTCTGAACAATGGGATTTTTCTCCTCTCTCAACAACACACGTAGACAGATTCCATTCAGTTGCACCCTTCTCATGTTCTGGTACAGGACCAGAAGGGCCCACCGGCCCACCCAAACCACTGGGTTTGCGTGCTTAACAAGGTAAACCAAGCCCTCAgggtgattttttaaaattcttccatTATTTTATGCCGATTTTGAAGGGCATACGATTGAAGCCAGATGCATTATGAAGAAGGAACTTAAACAGAAAATGATTATGCTGCCTAATATAGAACTCAAAATGAGAACCACCCAAACTGCACACCTTAGTAACCAGCCTCCTCTCCCCTGTGCACCCCAAGAAAGAGATCCTGGGCAACAAATCTGGGCCTTCTTCATTGTGGCCTCCTGCTCTCTTGTAGTGTAAGCATTTAAATAAAGTTTCCTTGTTACTTTACAATCGGTGTGGGCTTTTTATTTCGATTCCTTGAATAAGGAAGCGCCTGGCTTGCCCAACCCTGACAGCAGAATCAATAAACCTAAAGCCTCCTTTAGGTAGGAGCTCACATCTTGTGCCAGGGTATGGGGAACACACACCAGAAGGCATAGCAGCCTAGGCTGGAGCTTCTAGAATTTCCCAAGCATCCATGAGGAGAATGAAAATGTATTATCCACAGCTGAAAGACAGCACCTCACAATTCAGTGTGGAGTGATCTTAAAATATGATTAGTTGAAAAAGGCAATAAATACATTTCCATCAAATCAAATCATTTCCATGAAGAAAACAGCATACAGGTATTTACTGGAAATGGTTGATTGAATTGGAAAATGAGTTCATTAATCTTTTTCTTAAAAGTTTTTGTTTAACAATAGTGGAATACTGGATAACCACTAATAAGGGTTTGGAGCATGCCTTTCAGTTTCCACAATTTTCACTGTACAGATCATTTAAGATTTTTAACCACCAACAGGTATCAAGCATTTGAAAGgaaaaactaaaaagcaaaataaaaacctaGCTATTTGTTATAAAACCAATAATTCTTCAGTTTACATAATTTCTCAGGGATGTCATCAATTAAACTTAAATTCTGCATGCTCTTTGGGTTGATAATTTAGGCACATTGAGAAAGAATGAAACTACTTTTGTTAACTACAGTTTCTGCAGAAAGCAAGAAGGCATCTCTTCTAACAGTTCGTGGCTCCGTGTAATTTTCATTCTGTGTTCTTAACTGTCTCTGGCCTACTTTTGTACTTCCCCAACAtttggaccaggctgaccttgaacccaaagagatccttctgcctctgcctgcctagtgctgggactaaaggcatgcgcgCCCTGCTCGGGTACAAATTATTCTTGATGTAAACAAGTAAATTAATGACACTCATGTTTCCCATACTTTTCAGCCGCAACTAATGCGAGGCTCCTCTGAAAGCACCCGGCCCTCGGCCAAGCACCCCGAAAGCTTTGCAGCCACCGCGCACCGCGGCCGGGTCTCTGCGCCTGAGCCCTCAGAGCTCCGCTCGCGCCGCCGGCTGGACTCCCGGGACCTCGGGAGGATTGTCTTACTTGCTGCTCTCCAGACGGAGGCCATCCGTGATCCCGTAAGGACCGGGGAGCCCATAGCGCCGGCATCCGCAGCGACTGCGCACGCGCACGCGCGGCCAAGTGGGCGGGGCTAGCTCCCGCTCTCGCAGGAAACCTGCGCCTTCTGCGCAGGCGTCCGGGAAAGCAGGGTAGGGCGGAACTTCGCCGTGTCACCCGCAGAAACCTGTCACCTTTACACAGCCTCCTGTAGTCCTACGAAGTCACTTCCCCAACCTCTGTCCCGGCCTGTAGCTCTCAGCCATGCAGATGGGTTTAAAGACAAAACTGAAAGCCTGCACGGAAGTGCGGTTCTAGAGATCACACCACCCTAGTGTATAGTGCTTGGATGAGTAGAGGAGGGAAGTTCAAGGTCCAACGCAAAGATGGAAACTTGACTCACCCTAATTTGATCACATTTTTAGATGTTAAtatcatatatattcatatatatacattatatatacatatatacatcatatacatacacacacacacatatatcactaGATACtagtgatttttaaaagtttggcATACCACATAGGTGTGCCTAAGTATCGCTCCATAAATCTGTAGTTAAAAATACCAAACATTAAACATTTAATTAGATTCAACATTCTCAcattttttgaaaacattttttttcttttttttttttttttttttttttagtgagttCAAAATACTCAAGTCGTGTGAATTGGTTATTGAGACGGTTCCACGGCAGGGATCTgtcagaaatta encodes the following:
- the Sdhaf4 gene encoding succinate dehydrogenase assembly factor 4, mitochondrial, whose protein sequence is MGSPVLTGSRMASVWRAAIPSSLLNHSLRTVSYQEGKPEPVKQTLKKSKLPVGHFDTPEDSSLESEPLQKFPDDVNPVTKEKGGPRGPEPTRYGDWERKGRCIDF